A window of Gasterosteus aculeatus chromosome 9, fGasAcu3.hap1.1, whole genome shotgun sequence contains these coding sequences:
- the LOC120813714 gene encoding uncharacterized protein LOC120813714, whose product MAKLWLMAVLLLLSASVGSSMYRPENQPHFPRPDETQIAEIVNDLWNRYRPSYQSRFNKHPRRFPMFSLAVRIPYNNKMQQYDVSRVNDDTENVWRKIIKCDVYASKTMVAATVLRWPNVLDQCPNAQVPWKKVLKKCRSKSMTWDEVNNTCSGAVRFGRADHAEYRVLKHFNTLMKNINRNDFLLFYVPASPCDQKCASETSRFSILEKIHVITEWRNHAVVFSKVFKPKGGEEVPVGNLTGALERLGEKVGLQNILRCDGSVPCTSCSSGKDVTPFCYGINAPKPAARDNPPSTSVNVPPGGNANAPSKTGQKKKNNNNNENPGGSTNVDEEGWQIAVQRRG is encoded by the exons ATGGCGAAGCTGTGGCTGAtggccgtgctgctgctgttgtctgcGTCTGTTGGGAGTTCTATGTACCGTCCCGAAAA TCAGCCTCATTTTCCAAGACCAGACGAGACCCAAATTGCAGAAATCGTCAATGACCTCTGGAACAG GTATCGACCGTCCTACCAATCAAGATTCAACAAACATCCAAG GAGATTCCCCATGTTCAGTCTGGCTGTGAGGATCCCGTACAACAACAAGATGCAACAGTACGACGTCAGCAGAGTCAATGACGACACCGAGAATGTGTGGAGAAAGatcataaaatgtgacgtctacGCGAGCAAGACGATGGTCGCTGCCACGGTTTTGAGGTGGCCGAATGTTCTGGATCAGTGTCCTAATGCACAGGTACCATGgaagaaagttttaaaaaaatgtcgaAGTAAAAGTATGACGTGGGACGAGGTCAACAATACATGCAGTGGTGCAGTTAGATTTGGGAGAGCCGATCACGCAGAGTACCGCGTTCTGAAACACTTCAACACCTTGATGAAGAATATCAACAGAAATGATTTCTTGCTTTTCTACGTTCCTGCTTCCCCGTGTGATCAGAAATGTGCTTCCGAGACGAGTCGTTTTAGTATTTTGGAAAAAATCCATGTGATTACGGAATGGAGAAACCacgctgttgtgttttctaaaGTGTTTAAGCctaaaggaggagaagaggttcCCGTGGGGAACCTCACAGGAGCCCTTGAGCGGCTCGGGGAAAAGGTCGGGCTGCAGAACATCCTCCGATGTGACGGCTCGGTTCCGTGCACGAGTTGCTCCAGCGGCAAAGATGTCACGCCCTTCTGTTACGGCATCAACGCACCAAAACCCGCTGCCAGAGACAACCCGCCGTCCACTTCAGTCAATGTGCCTCCGGGTGGCAACGCAAACGCTCCCTCAAAGACGggtcaaaagaagaagaacaacaacaacaatgagaaTCCGGGCGGTTCTACTAACGTTGATGAGGAAGGATGGCAGATTGCTGTCCAGCGCCGTGGCTGA
- the LOC120813713 gene encoding uncharacterized protein LOC120813713: protein MAKLWLMAVLLLLSASVGSSMDRLVNLPNNQPHFERPDETQIAQIVNDLWNRYRPSYQSRFNKHPRKNPMFSLAVKIPYDNDMQRYDVSGVKDVAENVRRKIVGCDVYASKTMVAATVLKWPNVLDQCPDAQVPWQDVLRECRSKSMTWAKVDNKCSHAVTAGRADHAEYRVLNNFNTLTENLNKNDFLLFYVVASPCVTRCLSTNSDFSILESIRVIKKWTNYAVVFSDVFAPKEGEPVPPDNLREALERLGKKVGLQNILRCDGSVPCTSCSSGKDVTPYCYDSNALKPAARDNAPSTSVNVPPGGNANAPSKTGQKKKNNNNNNENPGGSTNVDEGGWQTAGKRRG from the exons TCAGCCTCATTTTGAAAGACCAGACGAGACCCAAATTGCACAAATCGTCAATGACCTCTGGAACAG GTATCGACCGTCCTACCAATCAAGATTCAACAAACATCCAAG GAAAAACCCCATGTTCAGTCTGGCTGTGAAGATCCCGTACGACAACGACATGCAACGGTACGACGTCAGCGGAGTGAAGGACGTAGCCGAGAATGTGAGGAGAAAGATCGTAGGATGTGACGTCTACGCGAGCAAGACGATGGTCGCTGCCACGGTTTTGAAGTGGCCGAATGTTCTGGATCAGTGTCCTGATGCACAGGTACCATGGCAGGATGTTCTCAGAGAATGTCGAAGTAAAAGTATGACGTGGGCCAAGGTCGACAATAAATGCAGTCATGCAGTTACAGCTGGGAGAGCCGATCACGCAGAGTACCGCGTTCTGAACAACTTCAACACCTTGACGGAGAATCTCAACAAAAATGATTTCTTGCTTTTCTACGTTGTTGCTTCCCCGTGTGTTACGAGATGTTTATCCACAAACAGTGACTTTAGTATTTTAGAGAGCATTAGGGTGATTAAGAAGTGGACAAACtacgctgttgtgttttccgaCGTGTTTGCGCCTAAAGAAGGAGAACCGGTTCCCCCGGACAACCTCAGAGAAGCCCTTGAGCGGCTCGGGAAAAAGGTCGGGCTGCAGAACATCCTCCGATGTGACGGCTCGGTTCCGTGCACGAGTTGCTCCAGCGGCAAAGATGTCACGCCCTACTGTTACGACAGCAACGCACTAAAACCCGCTGCCAGAGACAACGCGCCGTCCACTTCAGTCAATGTGCCTCCGGGTGGCAACGCAAACGCTCCCTCAAAGACGggtcaaaagaagaagaacaacaacaacaacaatgagaaTCCAGGCGGTTCTACTAACGTTGATGAGGGAGGATGGCAGACTGCTGGTAAGCGCCGTGGCTGA